The DNA region GCTGCCAAGCCGGGCGGCGGCTTCGAAGACGCGCAGCGCATTCAGCGGAAATTGCTTCGAAAGTTTCATGGATAAGTTCTCTTGATGCAGGCAGACGATCGTTCGATTGGAATTGCACCATTTTTCGCGGCAGACTGCAACTCATACCATCAATCTGATGAGGTGACGTCATGGATTGCCATGCTATCGAAGAGAGCCAGCCGCAACGGAACAGCAGTGTTTTCCTACGTCTTGCCGGCTGGCTCATGGCCAGTTTCCACCGCTTGCCGCGCCTCGATCTTACGGCCGCGCCCGATCGGGTTAAGCGCGATCTCGGTTTCCTCGACGGGCGCGATCCCTATTATGAGGACGAGCGCATGCGGTAGGCCGCAAGCGCCGTCAGGATCTCGGCAGCGGTCATGGCGGCGATCACTTCGGGGCGCTTGTCCCTGACCGTCGAGCCGCCGATCGGCAGCGTCAGCCGCTCCATCCAGCCGTGCTCGCCGTCGCCTTCGCGTGAAAGCCAGCTTGCGAGGGTGGCGCGCTTGGTGGCGGAGCCGATCATGCCGGTATAGGCGAGGTCGGTTCTCGCAAGCGCCTCGCGAGCGATGAGGAAATCCAGCGCGTGGTCATGGGTCAGGATGACGACCGCGCCGCCGGCGGAAATATCTTTCACCAACGCTTCCGGCATTGGCACGAGCCGGGCCTTGATTTCATCCGGCAGGTTGGCAAGCTCTTGCTGTCTCGTTTCGACGACCGTCACCGACAGCGGCAGCGGCGCAAGGGCTGCCGCCAGCGCCCGGCCGACATGGCCGGCGCCAAAGAGAAAAACCTCCGGCAGGCGCTCAATCTCGCCTGCAAGCCTTGCCTTGAGCTCATCCGTCAGCGCTTGCGTCAACCGCCGAAACCGCAGTTGCGTGCGCCCGCCGCAGCATTGGCCGATTTCGGGGCCGAGCGGGATGTCCATGATGGCCGTTCCGCCGGTTCCAGCCAGAATCTCGCGCGCTTTTGCGATTGCCATGAACTCGAACTGCCCGCCACCGATCGTGCCCCAGAGGGCGTTCGCCGAAACAAGCATGAAAGCGCCGGCCTCGCGCGGAGTGGAGCCTTGCGTGCCGGTGATGTCGACCAGGACGCTCTCGGGGTGGGCGGCGAGGAAGGTGGGGAGGTCCTTCATGGCAAGGCAACCGATGGGTATGTGGCTGCGGTCCCCCCCTCTGTCCGGCAGGACAGAGGGGGGTGCCACCCACTCGGCCCGTCCTGCTCAAACAACAAATCAGCCGGACGCATCCTACACCCGCTTCATCCGCTCCACAGCCATCAGCACCCGTTCCGGAGTCGCCGGCGCATCGAGTCTCGGACAGACGTTATAATCGGCGACGCTAGCGACCGCCATCGACAGGGCTTCCAGCACCGAGATCGCCAGCATGAAGGGCGGTTCGCCGACCGCCTTGGAACGGCCGATCGTCGCTTCGGCATTCTCTGACCATTCGGCCAGCCGCACGTTGAAGATTTTCGGCCGGTCGGAGGCGAGCGGGATCTTGTAGGTCGACGGGGCATGGGTGCGCAGCCGTCCCTTGTCGTCCCACCAGAGCTCTTCCGTCGTCAGCCAGCCCAAACCTTGGACGAAGGCCCCTTCGACCTGGCCGAGGTCGATCGCCGGGTTCAGCGAGCGGCCGACATCGTGGAGAATGTCGGTGCGGTCGATCAGATATTCACCGGTCAGCGTATCGATCGAGACCTCGGTGCAGGCGGCGCCGTAGGCGAAATAATAGAAGGGGGTGCCGCGGCCGGCCTTGCGGTCCCAGTGGATCTTCGGCGTCTTGTAGAAGCCGGCGGCTGAAAGCTGGACGCGGGCGAAATAGGCCTGCTTGATGAAATCACGGAAGGGGATCTCGAACTCGCCGACGCGCACGCGGTTTGGCAGGAAGACGACGTCGGAGGGGGCCACATCCCATTTTTCGGCGGCAAAGGCCACCAGCCGTTCCTTGATCTGGCGGGCGGCATCGTAGGCCGCCATGCCGTTCAGGTCCGAGCCGGAGGAGGCGGCGGTGGCCGAGGTGTTCGGCACCTTGGCGGTCGTCGTTGCGGTGATCTTCACCCTAGAGATATCGATCTGGAAGCTGTCGGCCAGCACCTGCGCCACCTTGGTATAGAGGCCCTGGCCCATTTCGGTGCCGCCATGGTTCAGGTGGATCGAGCCGTCCTGATAGATATGGACGAGGGCGCCGGCCTGGTTGAAGGCGGTCATGGTAAAGGAGATGCCGAATTTGACCGGCGTCAGCGCGATGCCCTTTCTGATGTAGCGGCTGTCGCGGTTGAAGGCGATGATGGCGTTGCGTCGCGCCCGGTATTCGGCCGTCTCCTCCAGTTCGTCGACGACACGGGCGATGATATTGTCCTCGACCTCCTGGTGGTAAGGTGTCAGCGTGCGCCCGGAGCCCGGCTGGCCGTAGAAATTCAGCTTGCGAATATCGAGCGGATCCTTGCCGAGGGCGTAGGCGATCTCCTCGATGAAGCGCTCGGCGCCGAGCATGCCCTGCGGACCGCCGAAGCCGCGGAAGGCGGTGTTGGAGACCGTGTGCGTCTTCAAGGGTTTCGACTGCAGATGCACATGCGGGTAGAAGTAACTGGAATCAGCGTGAAAGAGGGCCCGGTCGGTCACCGGCCCCGAGAGATCGGAGGAGAAGCCGCAACGCGCCGCATAAGTCGCATCGACAGCGTGAATACGGCCGTCAGCGTCGAAGCCCACTTCGTAATCGACGAGGAAATCATGGCGTTTGCCGGTGGCGCTCATATCCTCGTCGCGGTCGGGGCGGAACTTGATGGCGCGGCCGAGCTTCTTGGCCGCAAGGGCGGCAAGGGCCGCGAACTGGCTGCCCTGTGTTTCCTTGCCGCCGAAGCCTCCGCCCATGCGGCGCACATTGACCGTCACCGCGTTCGAAGGGATGTCGAGCACATGGCCGACGATGTGCTGGATCTCGCTCGGATGCTGGGTCGAAGACCAGACGGTTACCTCGTCATCCTCACCGGGAAAGGCGACGGCGATATGGCCTTCGAGATAGAAATGCTCCTGTCCGCCGATGCGCATTTGGCCCTTCAGGCGCATGGGTGCGTTCGGCATTTCCGTTTCCGGCTCGCCGCGCTGCAGCGTCATCGGCGTGGTGACCAGCGGGCTGCCGTTTGCAAGTGCGCCGTCGATATCGCTCCAATGCGGGAGGTCGCGATAGGCGATCTTCGCCAGCCAAGCGGCGCGGCGGGCGGCCTCGCGCGTCTCGGCGATGACGGCAAAGATCGGCTGGCCGTGGAACTGAACCAAAGTTTCGGCGAGCAGCGGCTCGTCATGGCTGCCGTTGGAGCTGACGTCGTTGACGCCGGGCACGTCCTTGCCGGTGAAGACCCAGACGACGCCGGGATAGGCGGCGACCTCGGAGAGATCGATGCTGAGGATTTCGGCGTGTGCCCGGTCGGAGAGGCCGAGCGCGCCGTGCAGCAGGCCGGCGGGTTCGGGGGTGTCGTCGATATATTCGGCCGTTCCGGTAACGTGTTTGTGCGCGGAATCATGGCGCAGAGAGCCGTACATTGGGCCCGAGATGACGACTTTGGGGTCTTCGAAGGTGGACTTGTCCATTAGATCAGCCCTCCGCGAACGGAGTTAGGAAATGCGGCTACTCCGCACTCCCTCATTCCTTTGCCCTCAGGGCTTCGCCCGAGGGATGTCACAGGAATCCAGCCACGGCGCGTCTGCGCCGTGAATGACTCATATGACGCTGAGGAAATGTCTCCTGCGCCCAGGGACTTGGGCGCGCTGGATTCCTGTGACAAGCACAGGAATGAGGGAGAGGAGGAGACCGCGACTATTCCCATCAAGGCTTGCATTCCGGGCGTTCTGATCAATTTCTCCATCACGCCACCTCCTCGAACCGCTTCAGCTCCGCCGGCGCGCCGACAGTTTCCAGATAGAACCGCGTCAACAAATTCTTCGCCGTCAACTGGCGGTATTCCGCCGTGGCGCGCCAGTCGGTGAGCGGTTGGAAATCGACGTCGAAGGCGGGGCGGGCGGCCTCGATCGTTGCTTCAGTCCAGGATTTGCCGATCAGTTCGGTCTCCACCGTGCGAGCGCGTTTCGGCGTTGCCGCCATGCCGCCGTAGGCGATGCGGATGTCGGTGACGATCTCCGCGTCGTCGAGGGTCAGCAGGAAGGCGCCGAGCACGGCGGTGATGTCCTCGTCGCGGCGCTTGGTGATCTTGTAAGCGGCAAAGCGGCTGTTTGCGGGATAGGGCACGAAGACGCTCTCGACGAACTCGCCGGGCCTGCGGTCCTGTTTGCCGTAGGCGATGAAGAAGTCCTCGAGGGGGATTTTGCGCTGGCCTTCGAGGGAGCGCAGCGTCAACGTCGCCCCGAGCGCGATCAAGGGCGGCGGACTGTCGCCGATCGGGGAGCCGTTGGCGATGTTGCCGCCAATCGTGCCCATGTTGCGCACCTGCTCGCCACCGATGCGGTCGATCAGCCGCCCGAGCGCCGGGATTTTCCGGGCGATCGCTTCGAAGGCCCTGGTGTAGCTGACGCCAGCGCCGATGGTGACGCCGTCCTCGCTTTCGGTGACGGTCTGCAATTCGCTCAGGTGGTTGATGAATACGACCGGGCTCAGCCGCCGCATCTGCTTCGTCACCCAGAGGCCGACATCGGTCGAGCCGGCAACGACGGTCGCGTCGGGCTCCTGCGAGAGAACTTCGGCCAGTGCCTGGACAGAAGCCGGCACGATCAACCGGTCTTCGCCTTTGGCAATCAGGATGGTGCCGCTCGCCTGCATGGCC from Rhizobium sp. NLR16a includes:
- the xdhC gene encoding xanthine dehydrogenase accessory protein XdhC yields the protein MKDLPTFLAAHPESVLVDITGTQGSTPREAGAFMLVSANALWGTIGGGQFEFMAIAKAREILAGTGGTAIMDIPLGPEIGQCCGGRTQLRFRRLTQALTDELKARLAGEIERLPEVFLFGAGHVGRALAAALAPLPLSVTVVETRQQELANLPDEIKARLVPMPEALVKDISAGGAVVILTHDHALDFLIAREALARTDLAYTGMIGSATKRATLASWLSREGDGEHGWMERLTLPIGGSTVRDKRPEVIAAMTAAEILTALAAYRMRSSS
- the xdhB gene encoding xanthine dehydrogenase molybdopterin binding subunit, whose amino-acid sequence is MDKSTFEDPKVVISGPMYGSLRHDSAHKHVTGTAEYIDDTPEPAGLLHGALGLSDRAHAEILSIDLSEVAAYPGVVWVFTGKDVPGVNDVSSNGSHDEPLLAETLVQFHGQPIFAVIAETREAARRAAWLAKIAYRDLPHWSDIDGALANGSPLVTTPMTLQRGEPETEMPNAPMRLKGQMRIGGQEHFYLEGHIAVAFPGEDDEVTVWSSTQHPSEIQHIVGHVLDIPSNAVTVNVRRMGGGFGGKETQGSQFAALAALAAKKLGRAIKFRPDRDEDMSATGKRHDFLVDYEVGFDADGRIHAVDATYAARCGFSSDLSGPVTDRALFHADSSYFYPHVHLQSKPLKTHTVSNTAFRGFGGPQGMLGAERFIEEIAYALGKDPLDIRKLNFYGQPGSGRTLTPYHQEVEDNIIARVVDELEETAEYRARRNAIIAFNRDSRYIRKGIALTPVKFGISFTMTAFNQAGALVHIYQDGSIHLNHGGTEMGQGLYTKVAQVLADSFQIDISRVKITATTTAKVPNTSATAASSGSDLNGMAAYDAARQIKERLVAFAAEKWDVAPSDVVFLPNRVRVGEFEIPFRDFIKQAYFARVQLSAAGFYKTPKIHWDRKAGRGTPFYYFAYGAACTEVSIDTLTGEYLIDRTDILHDVGRSLNPAIDLGQVEGAFVQGLGWLTTEELWWDDKGRLRTHAPSTYKIPLASDRPKIFNVRLAEWSENAEATIGRSKAVGEPPFMLAISVLEALSMAVASVADYNVCPRLDAPATPERVLMAVERMKRV
- the xdhA gene encoding xanthine dehydrogenase small subunit; translation: MNDSIRFILNGEDIELTDVGPTETLLDFLRLKRRLTGTKEGCAEGDCGACTVLVGRLVDGKLAYESVNACIRFTGSLHATHVVTVEHLAGRDGALHPVQQALVDCHGSQCGFCTPGFVMSLYGLWLTKEKPGRREIEKALQGNLCRCTGYEPIVKAAEQVSLMRPSALFDPLERTRSEIIARLWAMQASGTILIAKGEDRLIVPASVQALAEVLSQEPDATVVAGSTDVGLWVTKQMRRLSPVVFINHLSELQTVTESEDGVTIGAGVSYTRAFEAIARKIPALGRLIDRIGGEQVRNMGTIGGNIANGSPIGDSPPPLIALGATLTLRSLEGQRKIPLEDFFIAYGKQDRRPGEFVESVFVPYPANSRFAAYKITKRRDEDITAVLGAFLLTLDDAEIVTDIRIAYGGMAATPKRARTVETELIGKSWTEATIEAARPAFDVDFQPLTDWRATAEYRQLTAKNLLTRFYLETVGAPAELKRFEEVA